The DNA sequence AGTTCCAAGCATGACTCTTGAAGAATAATCAATGTAACTCTGATTACGGGGATCTTTTACTCTGCCGAACATCGAAAATAGTTCCGGACAAAATCTGTTCTGAATCTTATTACATTCAGCAATGGGATTGTTTTCAAGTTTCTTTCTGATTCTTTCCTGCTCTCGGCTCATTTTGCACCTCTGCGATAAAGTTTTTCTTCTATTTTACCTTATTACAGAGAAAACCACAGTAATTTCATATGATTTAGTGCGAATTATTTTTACCTTTCAATGCTGTTACCATTCCCATGAATGCAAACAGCTCATGCCTTTTATATTATGTAGTTACGCAATTCAGATTTTTTGAGCTAAAAGCCCCCGGCAATAACTCTCCCAATGAAATCACTTTGTAATCCTCTGCACTGTTTGCCAAAATAACTTTCAAAGAATCATCTGCAAATTCTGAAAGTACTTGACGACATATTCCGCATGGCGGCAAATAATCTCCATTATCACCGTTTATAGCAATTGCCTGAAATTCCTTTTCTCCTTCGGAAACAGCTTTAAATACCGCAGTTCGTTCTGCGCAGTTTGTTGCACCATAGCTTACATTTTCAATATTACACCCGGTATATATTTTTCCACTTTTTGTGAGTAATGCTGCGCCTACCCGAAAATTTGAATATGGAACATATGCATTTTCCTTTGCCTCTATTGCCTTTTCAATCAAATTCGTAATATCCATCTTTATCCTTTCCTTTCTAACTGTTCCAAATAACTATTTATAGTCTAAATCATTTTTAAAGAAAAATCCACGGAAATCTCTAAAATCAAATACTACTTTTTAAGTATTTTAATTCTAAAAAAAATATTAAATTTTATTTATTTTCTTGTATAAAAAGAAATACATGTGATATGATAGAACAATCAGCAGTGTTTTACACAGTACCACTTTAACACTGCACTTAAAAAAATATCCAGAAAGGGGTTTTATATGAGCACGAATTATTTTTGCGAGATTACACCTGAAATTGCACATTTTGCAGAACTAAGCCGCCAGGCAGCAACTATAAATCCAGAACTTTTTACAGAATATGATGTAAAACGTGGCTTACGTGACATCAATGGAAAGGGCGTACTTGTTGGACTGACTGAGATTTCCGATGTTTGCTCTACAAAAATGGTAGATGGCAAATCAGTTCCCGCTCCCGGCGAACTGTATTACCGTGGTTATAACGTAAAAGACATTATCCGTGGATTATCTGACAACAACCATTTTGGTTTTGAGGAAAGTACATACCTTCTTTTATTTGGGAAACTTCCTACCTCAGAGGAATTAACTTCTTTCTGTCAGGTTCTTGCTAATTACCGTACACTTCCTACCAGTTTTGTGCGGGATATTATCATGAAGGCACCTAGCCAGGATATGATGAATACCCTTGCCCGTAGTGTCCTTACACTTTATTCTTATGATGACATGGCTGACGATATTTCAATTCCAAATGTATTACGTCAATGTCTGGAATTAATCAGCCTTTTTCCATTACTTTCTGTATATGGATACCAGGCTTACAAACACTACCATGATGGAGCAAGTCTTTTCATCCATACACCGGATTCAAAACTGTCCACTGCAGAAACGATTCTTCATCTTCTGCGCCCAGACAGTAAGTATACTCCGTTAGAAGCAAAACTTTTAGATATTGCTCTCATTCTTCATATGGAGCACGGCGGCGGTAATAACTCTACCTTTACTACCCACCTTGTTTCTTCTTCCGGTACAGATACTTACTCTGCTATTGCAGCTTCTCTTGGTTCATTAAAAGGGCCACGCCATGGTGGAGCTAATATCAAGGTAGTAAAGATGTTTGACGATATGAAACAACACATTCATGATTGGAAAGATGAAGAGGAAATCGGCGCCTACCTTACTGCTCTTTTAAATAAAGAAGCATTTGACCACGCCGGTTTAATATATGGTATGGGCCATGCTGTATATTCTCTGTCTGACCCACGTGCAGAACTGTTCCGTACCTTTGTGGAACGTCTTTCCAAAGAAAAGGGACGCGAAGATGAATTTGCTCTCTATTCTACTGTAGAACGTCTTGCTCCTCAAATTATTGCAAGAGAACGCAAGATTTATAAAGGTGTAAGTCCAAATGTAGATTTCTTCTCCGGTTTCGCTTACAGCATGCTGGATTTACCATTAGAGTTGTATACTCCGATTTTTGCTATTGCAAGAATCTCCGGTTGGAGCGCACACCGTCTGGAAGAATTAAACTACAACGGAAAGATTATGCGTCCGGCATACAAAAATGTTCAGGAACATTTAGAATATATTCCTATGGACCAGCGATAATCAAAAATATTGAAATAGAAAAAGAGAAATGCAGTATTAATTGCATTTCTCTTTTTCTATCCTCACAAATGTTTAATTCTTATAAATAGGCAATTCAAACCAGAACGTGCTGCCCTCCCCCAACTTACTTTCTACCCCATAAGCCGCTTCGTGAAGTATCAGAATATTCTTTACAATAGATAGTCCCAGACCAGTTCCCATCACTGCCCTTTTATGCGTCTTATCCACCTTATAATATCGATCCCATACATAAGAAAGGTCTTCCTCTGCAATTCCTTCCCCTGTATCGGTCACTTCAATTCGTACCACATCACCTTTTATAATCTGCCGCACCAGAACCCGCTTATCTACTCCTGTATAGTTAATCGCATTATTCACCAGATTGTAGAGGACCTGAAAAATTTTAAATTCATCAGCTTCTACCATCACTTCCTTGTCATACTGGAATTCAATAATGTATCCATCCTGCTCTTTTAGCTTATTATACCGTTCAAAAACCGATTGGATACTTTCTGTCAGATTATATATAGAAGTATCTTTTTCCAGCACTCCCGCCTGAAGCTTAGATATATCAAGCATATCATTTACCAGATTCGTCAATCGGCGTGATTCATCAATCACTACCTGTATATTTTCCGGTGTATTTTCTCCCGGCAAATCCCGCATTACTTCTGCATAGGCAATAATCATGGTTAATGGCGTACGCAAGTCATGGGAAACATTGGCTAAAAGCTCCTTGCGAAATCCTTCTGTCTTCTCCAGTTCTCTCGCTGCAAAATTCAATGTTTCTGACAGTTCTGCAATTTCACGATAATCCTTTCCTGAAAACTCTACAGAATAGTCTCCTTTTGCCAGTTCTCTGGCAGAATGATTTACCCTGATAATCGAACTTGAAATTTTCCTTGACAACAAAAACGCTATCAATAAAGACAGTAATATCAGAATAACGGAAATCCAAATAAACTGTATTCGCAGGGTATCCACTGTTGCATCTACCGGTGTCAACTGAGAATTTACCATAACCACGATATCCTCTGTACCATTCTCAATAATTTCTACATAAATAGCTGACTGCGCCATCTTCTGTCCATGATTTTGAAAAAATCCTGCTTTGGGCTGAAATGGAGTTTTAGTACCTTCCTCTACTTCCGGCGGCTGTTCTTCCAGTCGTGGCATAGTAATATTTTGACTACCCTCAAATTCAATTTTAGCCTTTCCTCCCTGCTCTTTTGCCTGATTGTAGTATCGTTCAAATTCTTCTTTTGGAATAGCACTCATTTGAGAGTTCATAATATACTCTGCGCTGTGTATCACTTCTCCATTTGTGTCCGTTACTAAAATTGATAGATTTCCTTCCGCAGCAAGGCTGTCAATTTGATTTTCCGCATCTGTATCCTCTGATTCTAAAATATTTACCACCTGTTCTAATGCATTTTCTGCCTCTCTATTTTTAATAAGCTTGTAAAATGTATCCAGATAACAAATTTGAAATATCCATAAAATGGCAAGAAGAATTATGGTAAAACTAAGTAAATATAAAAAAACCTTCCATTTTATACTAATTTTCTCTCTGATTTTTCCCTCTCTAAGCCTCAAATCGATATCCCACCCCTCTTAGCGTCACCAGAAACTTGCGATATTCTCCAAGACTGCTGCGCAAAAGTTTCACATGCGTATCTAAGGTACGGTCATCTCCATAATAATCATACCCCCATACCTCTGTAATAAGTTTTTCCCGCTCCAAAGCAATATTACGATTTTTTACCAGATAAAATAACAATTCATATTCCTTCGGTGACATCTCTACTCTTTTTCCATCTACAGTAACCGTTCTTCCTGTGAAATCTACTTCTAATCCTTCTTTGCGGAAGACGTCACGCTCTGCCTTTTCTTCCTTGCTCTGATTGCGACTAATAACCACTTTCACCCGCATCATCAATTCCTTCGGAGAAAATGGCTTCACCACATAATCATCTATTCCAATTTCAAATCCATGAATTCGGTCATATTCTTCTCCTCTCGCAGAGAGCATAATAACAGGTATATCTTTTTCCTTCTTAATCTCACGGCAAGTAGAAAAACCATCCAATTCCGGCATCATCACATCCAAAATAATCACATCAAAATCCTGGCGCTGACAAATTCGGACCGCTTCCATTCCATCCCTCGCTTCAGTAATCTCGTATCCTTCAAATTCCCCATATTTTCGAATAATTGTACGAATCTTTTCTTCATCATCTACAACTAATATTCTTTTCACAGCACTTTCTCCTTTCCTTCCGTTTAAAATAGCCTATCACCTTCAGGTGATGGTTCTGTGAAGTTTTTCTGAATTCCTACCAGACATTATATCACAATTCTTTTGTAATTGCCGAAAAGTATCACAAATTGTATTTGTCCAAAAGAAAAGATTGAAACTTTCTGCCGTTTAGTGTAAAATATTTATATAAAATTTGACTATACTGAAGGAGCGGGTGATTACTATGGAAGATGTAAAGATTTTGATTTGCGATGATTCTATTTTAGCACGCAAGCAATTAAAAGATATTATTAAAACATGTGGTTTTGACAATTTTATTGAAGGTGTTAATGGGGAACAGGCAGTAGCTCTTTACAAAGAGCATAAACCACAATTGGTATTTTTAGATATCGTAATGCCTCTGATGGATGGTGTTCAGGCAGTTCATGAAATTCGCCAATTTGATCCGGAGGCATATATTATTATTGTTTCTTCTGTTGGTACACAGTCACAATTAAAGGCAGCAATTATGGAAGGCGCTCATGATTTTATTCAAAAACCTTACTCCTCTGAGGCCATTTCTAAGGTTGTAAGCAAACGTTTTGAAGGGAGATAGGTTATGTATACACAGTTTTTCGGAAATTTTCTAATCAATAAAGGTATTATTACTGCCGAGCAACTTATGGAAGCACTGAAGATTCAATCTTCAGCTCATCAAAAATTAGGAACACTTGCTATCCATGAAGGATATATGTCGGCTAATGAAGTGGAAGATGTTTATATTATGCAGACCCACTATGACAAACGTTTTGGTGAATTAGCTATAAAGCTTGGTTATCTTACTCAAAAGCAGGTAAATGAGTTGTTAAAGCTTCAGCTTCCTGACTATATGAAATTGGGACAAGTATTGATAGATCAAAATTTGATTACAAATACTGACTTAGAAAATCTGGTAGCCGAATATCGTTCTGCTTATGAAATTTATGATTTGAACATAGCCCTTGAGCAACAGGAACTGGTAGATAAACTGCTCTCTTCTTTTTGCTCGCAGGAGAATATTACAGAACCGGAGCGTTTAATACCATATTTGACTCTCTTATTCAATAACTTGATTCGTTTTATTGGTGAAGATTTTACTCCGCTTGATATTATCCCTATGCCAGAAATTCCAATTAATTTCTGTGTATACCAAGAAATAGAAGGAACATTGCTCTCTGCTTTGGATATGGAACCACAAACTGCAATTGCATTTGCCAATAAATATGTGGGAGATACGTTTACTGAGTTGGATGAGTATGTTCAAGCTTCCGTGGAAGACTTTTTGAATCTTCACAATGGACTTTACACAGTAAATATGTCCAATGAACATTCTGTCGAATTAAAATTAGAACCACCAATGGTGCAGGAACATCCGACCCTTTCTACTGATTCATTGGCTTATCTTCTTCCAATTGTATACCCTTTCGGAAGAATCAATTTTATTATATCACTTATGTAAAATTGCAAAAAAAGAATTCCGCAATAATGCGGAATTCTTTTTTATATTCCAAGGAATTTCTTCACTACAGACTGCATTTCATTCACTTCACAAACAGTCTTATGTAATACTGGAGCGGTACGAATATCTTCAATCGCCTGAGGTACTTTTACCTTGGATAACTTTTCTAATTCATCTACCAATTCAAAATCCGGCTGGCTGTCGTATTTTTCATCAATAGCTGTCATAACGCTTCTGGTAAACTTATATGGGCTAGCTGTAGATGCAATCACAGTCTTAGCCACATCCTTAGTATCTTTTTGATATTTCTTATATACTACTGCTGCTACTGCTGTATGTGTATCAATAATATATCCTGTTTCATCATAGATTTCCTTGATTATTGCAGCAGTTTCTGCTTCACTGGCATAATTGCCATAGAAATCTTTTAACTGCTCTTTCATCTCTGCTGTAATCTCGTACTTACCATTTTCCTGCAGAGACTTCATCAGTTCCTGATTCTTCTTTGCATCATTTCCTGCAATGCGATAAATCAAACGTTCCAGATTGCTGGAAATCAGAATATCCATAGATGGTGAACTTGTTAAGATAAAATCACGATTCTTATCATATTCTCCTGTTGTAAAGAAATCATATAACACCTTATTTTCATTAGATGCACAAATGAGCTTTCCAATCGGAAGTCCCATGTTCTTTGCATAAAATGCGGCTAAAATATTTCCAAAGTTACCGGTAGGTACTACTACATTCATCGTCTCGCCATTCTGAATGTTTCCTGCCTTTACCATCTTTGCATAAGCATATACATAATATACAATCTGTGGCACTAAACGTCCGATGTTAATGGAGTTTGCAGAAGAGAATTGGTAGCCGGCAGCTTCCATTTCTTTTGCTAATGCTTTATCAGAAAACATCTGTTTTACTCCGGTCTGTGCCTGATCAAAGTTCCCATTAATTCCTACAACAAAAGTATTGTCACCTTTTTGTGTTACCATCTGCTTCTGCTGAATTGGACTTACACCATCTTTTGGATAAAATACAATAATCTTAGTTCCCTTTACATCTGCAAATCCTGCCAGTGCTGCCTTTCCGGTATCTCCAGAAGTTGCAGTCAAAATTACAATATCATTTTTCACTTCGTTTTTTCGTGCTGCGGTAATCAGAAGATGTGGAAGAATGGACAATGCCATATCCTTAAACGCAATAGTTGCCCCATGGAATAACTCCAAATAATAAGCATCCTGAGCCTTTACCAGTGGTGCGATTTCTTCTGTATCAAACTTGGAATCATATGCATTTTTAATACAATTCTTCAATTCTTCCTCTGTAAAATCTGTCAAAAACAGCTTCATAACCTCGTATGCTGTTTCCTGATAAGACATATCTGCCAGCTTTTCTACCGGAACCTCCAGAGACGGAATACTATCCGGTACAAAAAGTCCTCCATTTTCCGCAAGACCTTTTAATATCGCCTGAGAAGCCGTTACTTTCTCATCTGCGTTTCTTGTGCTTGAATATAACATATTCCTATCCATCCTTTGCTTTTATAATCCTTTCAATTATAAAATTTTTCTACAAGTCTGTCAATGATTACACTACACAATTTTACTCTATTAAAGTGTGAAATTTTCACGGAAGTGTATAAAACTCATGTCCGCCATACTGAAATAGCCATTTCAAATTGTGGTCGAACCATGCCATGTCATTTGGATTTGCCTTACTTCTGGCCGAAAAAAACAATGCGCCTTGTGAGTAATCTTCTCCATATAGCGCCTTTTCCACAGCCTCCCTAGTCTCTTCTGTCACTTCTACCGTGAAATATCTCCCATCTACAGTAGGGGCAAACTGGGCACTACCACCACTTTTTTCAAATATCACATTATATACTGTATCTTCAAATCCATCTGTCCGCACACGATTTAGAATCACTTCTGCTACCAGAATCTTTCCTTTTTCATCTTCCCCACCTGCCTCTGCCTGCACAATACGGCACAGTGCCTCATAATCGTTCTCAGAAAGCTGTAATTCCTGATAGGCATTTACAGGCGATTTGGGAAATTCCTTTTGTATCTGCCCCACATTTTCAAGATTGATACATTCTTTTACTACTTCCTGTTCTATTTTACTTTGTTCTTCTAATGCATTTTTGCATATCACAATAAATTGAGGACCAGCAATCAACCCTGTTTCTTCTGTTTCTCCTTCGAAACTTTCTTCTTCGTTTCCCTTTAACGTATTACATTCTTTTGGAACCACCTTATTCTTCCCCGCACCACCGAATGCCTGCGCATTCAAGGAAATCATCGCAAATACGAGAAACCCTGAAACAATAACGGCGCAATCGCGATAGGACTTCTTTGATATATTTCTGATACACCAATACACATTCTTTAGTAAGCTTTGAATTGTTAACATAATATTCCTCTTTTCTATCGTTGACTACACAAGTAAGCATTACTTCAACGCTTGCTTATTGCCATCAATACAAATTTTTACCATAAATTACCACTCTTATTCTGGAAATTTTAGAAAAACTTTTTTATTCTTTTTTTTTGTGTTATACTTATTTCAAATCACAATCAGGGAGGACAATATGCTACCAGGTGTATACCTTGCTTACCAAAAAAATGGGGACACATATTACCGCTCCAGTATTACTTATAAAAACAAACACATCTCTCTGGGTAGTTTCTCCAGAGAAGACGATGCTAATACTGCTTATACGGAAGCCGGTAAAATTTTAACGGATTCTGAACTTACCATAGATACCATTTTTGCGTACCACACTATTTTAAAATTTGACAAGGTGATTTCTCTGTTGAATTTTAGGGATAATGGTATTTATTTTAAAAATCCCATTTATCTTAGAAATAATTACTTTGTATATTACATTTCCAAGTCAGATGAATTAAAATTTGATATTGACGATTTATTTTATTATTCCAGCCATAAAATTATGCGCCGGGGATCTCACCTTTTTGTAAACGACTACGGAATGCAGGTTAATATCCTCTCACGTTATGGCATTAAAAATTACGGTATAGCCGGTAAGGACTACTATTTCGCCAATGACGATGCCACAGACTTTCGCTATTCTAATATTATTATAATCAATAAATATCATGGGGTGACACAGTATCTAAAAAATGAAATTCCACGATATAAGGTAAAAATACACATTAACGGAAATTATACGATAGGAACCTATCGCAGTGAAGAAAAAGCCGCTATTGCCTACAATAAAGCGGTAGATTTGGCCAAAAGCCATGGGATTAACAAGAACTTTCCCACTAATTATATTGAAAATTTTTCCCCAAAGGAATATGCAGAGATTTACAGCAAAATCAAAATCTCTGCAAAATATCTGGAATATCTTGCCGGATTATAAATAAAACAACGAGAAAGCAACGTATCAAAATACGTTGCTTTCTCTTATACTCACTTTATTGCAACAATAACAGCAAATTTTTGACTGGTATACACATTCTCTACATTCCTAAAATTAAATTTTTGAAGCATAGCCATTTCATCCTTAACAGAACACTCCT is a window from the Roseburia sp. 499 genome containing:
- a CDS encoding citrate/2-methylcitrate synthase, with product MSTNYFCEITPEIAHFAELSRQAATINPELFTEYDVKRGLRDINGKGVLVGLTEISDVCSTKMVDGKSVPAPGELYYRGYNVKDIIRGLSDNNHFGFEESTYLLLFGKLPTSEELTSFCQVLANYRTLPTSFVRDIIMKAPSQDMMNTLARSVLTLYSYDDMADDISIPNVLRQCLELISLFPLLSVYGYQAYKHYHDGASLFIHTPDSKLSTAETILHLLRPDSKYTPLEAKLLDIALILHMEHGGGNNSTFTTHLVSSSGTDTYSAIAASLGSLKGPRHGGANIKVVKMFDDMKQHIHDWKDEEEIGAYLTALLNKEAFDHAGLIYGMGHAVYSLSDPRAELFRTFVERLSKEKGREDEFALYSTVERLAPQIIARERKIYKGVSPNVDFFSGFAYSMLDLPLELYTPIFAIARISGWSAHRLEELNYNGKIMRPAYKNVQEHLEYIPMDQR
- a CDS encoding chemotaxis protein CheX, whose product is MYTQFFGNFLINKGIITAEQLMEALKIQSSAHQKLGTLAIHEGYMSANEVEDVYIMQTHYDKRFGELAIKLGYLTQKQVNELLKLQLPDYMKLGQVLIDQNLITNTDLENLVAEYRSAYEIYDLNIALEQQELVDKLLSSFCSQENITEPERLIPYLTLLFNNLIRFIGEDFTPLDIIPMPEIPINFCVYQEIEGTLLSALDMEPQTAIAFANKYVGDTFTELDEYVQASVEDFLNLHNGLYTVNMSNEHSVELKLEPPMVQEHPTLSTDSLAYLLPIVYPFGRINFIISLM
- a CDS encoding cytidine deaminase, whose protein sequence is MDITNLIEKAIEAKENAYVPYSNFRVGAALLTKSGKIYTGCNIENVSYGATNCAERTAVFKAVSEGEKEFQAIAINGDNGDYLPPCGICRQVLSEFADDSLKVILANSAEDYKVISLGELLPGAFSSKNLNCVTT
- a CDS encoding response regulator transcription factor, with translation MKRILVVDDEEKIRTIIRKYGEFEGYEITEARDGMEAVRICQRQDFDVIILDVMMPELDGFSTCREIKKEKDIPVIMLSARGEEYDRIHGFEIGIDDYVVKPFSPKELMMRVKVVISRNQSKEEKAERDVFRKEGLEVDFTGRTVTVDGKRVEMSPKEYELLFYLVKNRNIALEREKLITEVWGYDYYGDDRTLDTHVKLLRSSLGEYRKFLVTLRGVGYRFEA
- the thrC gene encoding threonine synthase, whose amino-acid sequence is MLYSSTRNADEKVTASQAILKGLAENGGLFVPDSIPSLEVPVEKLADMSYQETAYEVMKLFLTDFTEEELKNCIKNAYDSKFDTEEIAPLVKAQDAYYLELFHGATIAFKDMALSILPHLLITAARKNEVKNDIVILTATSGDTGKAALAGFADVKGTKIIVFYPKDGVSPIQQKQMVTQKGDNTFVVGINGNFDQAQTGVKQMFSDKALAKEMEAAGYQFSSANSINIGRLVPQIVYYVYAYAKMVKAGNIQNGETMNVVVPTGNFGNILAAFYAKNMGLPIGKLICASNENKVLYDFFTTGEYDKNRDFILTSSPSMDILISSNLERLIYRIAGNDAKKNQELMKSLQENGKYEITAEMKEQLKDFYGNYASEAETAAIIKEIYDETGYIIDTHTAVAAVVYKKYQKDTKDVAKTVIASTASPYKFTRSVMTAIDEKYDSQPDFELVDELEKLSKVKVPQAIEDIRTAPVLHKTVCEVNEMQSVVKKFLGI
- a CDS encoding sensor histidine kinase, with translation MRLREGKIREKISIKWKVFLYLLSFTIILLAILWIFQICYLDTFYKLIKNREAENALEQVVNILESEDTDAENQIDSLAAEGNLSILVTDTNGEVIHSAEYIMNSQMSAIPKEEFERYYNQAKEQGGKAKIEFEGSQNITMPRLEEQPPEVEEGTKTPFQPKAGFFQNHGQKMAQSAIYVEIIENGTEDIVVMVNSQLTPVDATVDTLRIQFIWISVILILLSLLIAFLLSRKISSSIIRVNHSARELAKGDYSVEFSGKDYREIAELSETLNFAARELEKTEGFRKELLANVSHDLRTPLTMIIAYAEVMRDLPGENTPENIQVVIDESRRLTNLVNDMLDISKLQAGVLEKDTSIYNLTESIQSVFERYNKLKEQDGYIIEFQYDKEVMVEADEFKIFQVLYNLVNNAINYTGVDKRVLVRQIIKGDVVRIEVTDTGEGIAEEDLSYVWDRYYKVDKTHKRAVMGTGLGLSIVKNILILHEAAYGVESKLGEGSTFWFELPIYKN
- a CDS encoding response regulator; translated protein: MEDVKILICDDSILARKQLKDIIKTCGFDNFIEGVNGEQAVALYKEHKPQLVFLDIVMPLMDGVQAVHEIRQFDPEAYIIIVSSVGTQSQLKAAIMEGAHDFIQKPYSSEAISKVVSKRFEGR
- a CDS encoding cell wall hydrolase, yielding MLTIQSLLKNVYWCIRNISKKSYRDCAVIVSGFLVFAMISLNAQAFGGAGKNKVVPKECNTLKGNEEESFEGETEETGLIAGPQFIVICKNALEEQSKIEQEVVKECINLENVGQIQKEFPKSPVNAYQELQLSENDYEALCRIVQAEAGGEDEKGKILVAEVILNRVRTDGFEDTVYNVIFEKSGGSAQFAPTVDGRYFTVEVTEETREAVEKALYGEDYSQGALFFSARSKANPNDMAWFDHNLKWLFQYGGHEFYTLP